One window of the Archangium primigenium genome contains the following:
- a CDS encoding HAD family hydrolase, with protein sequence MSSPFPRPCAAALFDLDGTLVDNMRFHVQAWSAFARAHGLEVSGERFEREFAGKRNEEILPVLLGHTPAPEELTRLAERKEAHYRELFAPHLRPLAGARALLTRLKAAGRGLAVASAAPRVNRDFVLGGTGLDTFFPHVIGAEHVTRGKPFPDLFLAAARALGAEPAACVVFEDAINGVLAARAAGMFAVGVTTLVPAEALREAGAHWVINDYTSLPGELAAWLLPEP encoded by the coding sequence ATGTCCTCCCCGTTCCCCCGTCCCTGTGCCGCCGCCCTGTTCGATCTGGACGGCACCCTCGTCGACAACATGCGCTTCCACGTCCAGGCGTGGAGCGCGTTCGCCCGCGCGCACGGGCTCGAGGTCTCCGGCGAGCGCTTCGAGCGCGAGTTCGCCGGCAAGCGCAACGAGGAGATCCTCCCCGTGCTGCTGGGCCACACCCCTGCGCCCGAGGAACTGACGCGGCTGGCCGAGCGGAAGGAGGCGCACTACCGGGAGCTCTTCGCGCCCCACCTGCGGCCCCTGGCCGGAGCGCGGGCGCTGCTCACGCGCCTGAAGGCGGCGGGACGGGGCCTGGCGGTGGCCTCGGCGGCGCCGCGCGTCAACCGGGACTTCGTGCTCGGCGGCACCGGCCTGGACACCTTCTTCCCGCACGTCATCGGCGCCGAGCACGTGACGCGCGGCAAGCCCTTCCCGGACCTCTTCCTCGCCGCGGCCCGGGCCCTGGGCGCCGAGCCCGCGGCGTGTGTCGTCTTCGAGGACGCGATCAACGGCGTGCTCGCGGCGCGCGCGGCGGGCATGTTCGCCGTGGGCGTCACCACGCTGGTGCCCGCCGAGGCCCTGCGCGAGGCGGGGGCCCACTGGGTGATCAATGACTACACTTCCCTGCCTGGGGAGCTGGCCGCCTGGCTCCTGCCCGAGCCCTGA
- a CDS encoding Ppx/GppA phosphatase family protein, with the protein MSSPTPPQTVLAAIDVGTNAVRLELARPDADGALETLHQERDPIRPGEGVFATGAMPEETADRLLSTLRRYAALCRRHKARVRAVATSAMRDARNQQEIVQRVRDEAGLNLEVVSGKEEARLICLGVLHRKPANARSLLVDIGGGSTEVALATGEKPEELWSLALGSVRITEMFDASGKVTPKQLRLMRSYVEEQLRKAIPEKLPNAPRLALGSSGTINAVVGYAASEGTAHASVRQLTSAVDTLSEMTPERRRKRFDPRRADIIVAGATILERAARHLGVESIIAVNRGLRDGLLVDLLYRQDEHREDHSLADAAVVMGRRLFFDEKHARQVALLALTLFDDLAALHNLPLSCRPYLETAALLHDVGNAVSYERHHKHTYYLIHNSDIPGLTEHERELVARVARYHQRSPPELNHSGMQGLSTAEARLVRKLATLLRVANALDSGHHQPVKELRATNGRDAVTLHFKVRHPVDLELWQVEHETALFRRVFGKRLVLHVSR; encoded by the coding sequence ATGTCCTCCCCCACTCCTCCCCAGACCGTGCTCGCCGCCATCGACGTGGGCACGAACGCCGTCCGCCTGGAGCTGGCCCGGCCCGACGCCGACGGCGCGCTGGAGACGCTCCACCAGGAGCGCGACCCCATCCGCCCGGGCGAGGGCGTGTTCGCCACCGGCGCCATGCCCGAGGAGACGGCGGACCGGCTCCTGTCCACGCTGCGGCGCTACGCGGCGCTCTGCCGTCGGCACAAGGCCCGGGTGCGCGCGGTGGCCACCAGCGCCATGCGCGACGCGCGCAACCAGCAGGAGATCGTCCAGCGGGTGCGCGACGAGGCGGGGCTCAACCTGGAGGTGGTGAGCGGCAAGGAGGAGGCGCGGCTCATCTGCCTGGGCGTGCTGCACCGCAAGCCCGCCAACGCGCGCTCGCTGCTGGTGGACATCGGCGGGGGGTCCACCGAGGTGGCGCTCGCCACCGGGGAGAAGCCCGAGGAGCTGTGGAGCCTGGCGCTCGGCTCGGTGCGCATCACCGAGATGTTCGACGCCTCGGGCAAGGTGACGCCCAAGCAGCTGCGGCTCATGCGCAGCTACGTGGAGGAGCAGCTGCGCAAGGCCATCCCGGAGAAGCTGCCCAACGCGCCGCGCCTGGCCCTGGGCTCCTCGGGCACCATCAACGCCGTGGTGGGCTACGCCGCGAGCGAGGGCACCGCGCACGCCTCCGTGCGCCAGCTCACCAGCGCCGTGGACACCCTGTCGGAGATGACGCCGGAGCGGAGACGCAAGCGCTTCGATCCCCGGCGCGCGGACATCATCGTCGCGGGCGCCACCATCCTCGAGCGCGCGGCCCGGCACCTGGGCGTGGAGAGCATCATCGCCGTGAACCGGGGCCTGCGCGACGGGCTGCTCGTGGACCTGCTCTACCGCCAGGACGAGCACCGCGAGGATCACTCGCTGGCGGACGCGGCCGTGGTGATGGGCCGGCGCCTGTTCTTCGACGAGAAGCACGCGCGGCAGGTGGCCCTGCTCGCGCTCACGCTGTTCGATGACCTGGCGGCGCTGCACAACCTGCCCCTGTCGTGCCGGCCCTACCTGGAGACGGCGGCGCTCCTGCACGACGTGGGCAACGCCGTGAGCTACGAGCGCCACCACAAACACACCTACTACCTCATCCACAACAGCGACATCCCGGGCCTCACCGAGCACGAGCGCGAGCTCGTCGCGCGCGTGGCGCGCTACCACCAGCGCAGCCCCCCCGAGCTCAACCACTCGGGCATGCAGGGGCTGAGCACCGCCGAGGCCCGGCTCGTGCGCAAGCTGGCCACGCTCTTGCGCGTGGCCAACGCCCTGGACAGCGGCCACCACCAGCCCGTGAAGGAATTGCGCGCCACCAACGGCCGGGACGCCGTCACCCTGCACTTCAAGGTGCGCCACCCCGTGGACCTGGAGCTGTGGCAGGTGGAGCACGAGACGGCCCTGTTCCGCCGCGTCTTCGGCAAGCGGCTGGTCTTGCACGTCAGCCGCTAG
- a CDS encoding tetratricopeptide repeat protein, which produces MDFLALERIRRKVEAGEPLVDAELERLRAAAQGDPGPMLRLALAHAFMNAGAEREALGLLEALRRDFPQEVQVRLGLARALLGLERSGEAEGALREALALNPGDPEALKVLAVLALQRGERARARALVAEVLEKDPLDGEARLLQAEVEAAAAAPPPELAGPVSLAAFSAGLLAALHRAGVACRRQGRHLLVKLASGEVARVEMAALHAESLEGGRSLAEAVAGCVARLQALAAPEADSTSGAMSGAMSGSLSGPGALEARVRPVLRPAAFVHQARGALHRPAGGGLEVFYVLEDAAFVRYLPASALGAAGPSAAQVDAWAWRHLEAAPAPVRAVRVDAGQVVLARGAGGLWAVAGGDGYDGARLLTEAQRRRLEAEVGAGPWRVHLGWREFALVCREADAAAVAALGGLGHAGEGIPGTFRLGDGGLLPG; this is translated from the coding sequence GTGGACTTCCTGGCCCTGGAGCGCATTCGTCGCAAGGTGGAGGCGGGCGAGCCCCTCGTGGACGCCGAATTGGAGCGGCTGCGCGCGGCCGCCCAGGGGGACCCGGGCCCCATGCTCCGGCTCGCCCTGGCGCACGCCTTCATGAACGCGGGCGCCGAGCGCGAGGCCCTGGGGCTCTTGGAGGCCCTGCGGCGCGACTTCCCCCAGGAGGTGCAGGTGCGTCTGGGGCTCGCGCGGGCCCTGCTCGGACTGGAGCGCTCGGGCGAGGCGGAAGGGGCGCTGCGCGAGGCGCTCGCCCTCAACCCGGGAGACCCCGAGGCCCTCAAGGTGCTCGCCGTGCTGGCGCTCCAGCGGGGAGAGCGGGCCCGGGCCCGGGCGCTCGTGGCCGAGGTGCTGGAGAAGGATCCGCTGGATGGCGAGGCGCGCCTGCTCCAGGCGGAGGTGGAGGCGGCGGCCGCGGCGCCCCCGCCCGAGCTGGCGGGGCCCGTGTCCCTCGCGGCGTTCTCCGCCGGGCTGCTGGCCGCGCTGCACCGGGCCGGGGTGGCGTGTCGGCGGCAGGGCCGGCACCTGCTGGTGAAGCTCGCCTCGGGGGAGGTGGCCCGGGTGGAGATGGCGGCGCTCCACGCCGAGTCCCTGGAGGGCGGGCGCTCCCTGGCGGAGGCCGTGGCCGGGTGCGTGGCGCGGCTCCAGGCGCTGGCGGCCCCCGAGGCGGATTCCACGTCGGGCGCCATGTCGGGCGCCATGTCGGGCTCCCTGTCGGGCCCTGGGGCGTTGGAGGCCCGGGTGCGGCCCGTGCTGCGGCCGGCGGCCTTCGTGCACCAGGCCCGGGGCGCGCTGCACCGTCCGGCGGGCGGCGGCCTGGAGGTCTTCTACGTGCTGGAGGACGCGGCCTTCGTGCGCTACCTGCCGGCGTCGGCGCTCGGGGCGGCGGGGCCGTCCGCGGCCCAGGTGGATGCGTGGGCCTGGCGCCACCTGGAGGCCGCGCCCGCGCCCGTGCGGGCCGTGCGGGTGGATGCGGGCCAGGTGGTGCTCGCGCGGGGCGCTGGCGGGCTGTGGGCCGTGGCGGGCGGGGACGGGTACGACGGCGCCCGCCTGCTCACGGAGGCCCAGCGGCGGCGGCTCGAGGCCGAGGTGGGCGCGGGCCCCTGGCGCGTGCACCTGGGCTGGCGGGAGTTCGCGCTGGTGTGCCGGGAGGCGGACGCGGCGGCGGTGGCGGCCCTCGGCGGGCTCGGTCATGCCGGGGAGGGCATTCCCGGCACGTTCCGGCTCGGGGACGGCGGGCTCCTGCCGGGCTGA
- a CDS encoding hybrid sensor histidine kinase/response regulator has product MRIPFLQDTPSPVDPVEALLPLLEDEPERVVRLWAKRLRVETYELDLPGRDLRVPLRALMDELVRLLRDRGKDALLLWPEVVRPHGARRYSQRFEAEDLAREFKALEEVLLHLYARRNGRRVEAEVASFIVELVGEAHASAQASYARALKTEEVRFREAAVMESVLHHVDVGIMLVEVDGSVSFASPPVSRLLGVPVRSVVGPRSSMALATVLSQVNAHHPEGTGFKVGDMPFTRALRERAPVHGVWMAVERPGGGEVSLELSATPIFDEGGDLAGVIQTFTDRTEAATKSKALLSAHDELRRLQGRLLQRTRTQALGQLATGAAHALNNFLNVLRLRITLLRREFNPEHLDALDKTVGQVGELVARLQEFNVQRTEEQLGDVQVDATVREALELAGPELEQREHPVSVEPRLGDPGAVRADAGFFRELVVNLLLAERERLGDRGGRVVVETRATPGGEALLRVEDAGVPYEGEEMTRMFEPLSREVGAPQRSLLLAVSREQVRRWGGELTVENLPEGRGTAFVVRLPLARAPDTGPAARATGPAGPGVPVRRPSATRQVLVVDDDPDNARMMAEVLGEEGYDVRVAPNGEVALKMWGERHYDAALLDAVMPDLSGWEVARELRARSPRALLAIVTGMDVRGQNRANLALVDAVFRKPIDVGALDDFLGQPAAEGVAPD; this is encoded by the coding sequence ATGCGCATTCCCTTCCTCCAAGACACCCCGTCGCCGGTCGATCCCGTGGAGGCCCTCCTGCCCTTGCTGGAGGACGAGCCCGAGCGCGTGGTGCGCCTGTGGGCCAAGCGCCTGCGCGTGGAGACGTACGAGCTGGACCTGCCCGGCCGGGACCTGCGGGTGCCCCTCCGGGCCCTCATGGACGAGCTCGTCCGGCTGCTCAGGGACCGGGGAAAGGACGCCCTGCTGCTCTGGCCCGAGGTCGTCCGGCCGCATGGCGCACGGCGTTACAGCCAGCGCTTCGAGGCGGAGGACCTGGCGCGCGAGTTCAAGGCGCTCGAGGAGGTGCTGCTGCACCTGTACGCGCGGCGCAACGGCCGTCGCGTGGAGGCGGAGGTGGCCTCCTTCATCGTGGAGCTGGTGGGCGAGGCGCATGCCTCCGCCCAGGCCTCCTACGCCCGGGCGCTCAAGACGGAGGAGGTGCGCTTTCGCGAGGCCGCGGTGATGGAGTCGGTCCTGCACCACGTGGACGTGGGCATCATGCTGGTGGAGGTGGACGGCTCGGTGTCCTTCGCCTCGCCGCCGGTGAGCCGGCTGCTCGGGGTGCCGGTGCGCTCGGTGGTGGGCCCGCGCTCGTCCATGGCGCTCGCCACGGTGCTCTCGCAGGTGAACGCGCACCACCCGGAGGGCACGGGCTTCAAGGTGGGGGACATGCCCTTCACCCGGGCGCTGCGCGAGCGCGCGCCCGTGCACGGGGTGTGGATGGCGGTGGAGCGGCCCGGGGGCGGCGAGGTGAGCCTGGAGCTGAGCGCCACGCCCATCTTCGACGAGGGCGGGGACCTGGCCGGCGTCATCCAGACCTTCACCGACCGCACCGAGGCGGCCACCAAGAGCAAGGCCCTGCTCAGCGCGCACGACGAGCTGCGGCGGCTGCAGGGGCGGCTGTTGCAGCGCACCCGGACCCAGGCGCTGGGCCAGCTCGCCACGGGCGCGGCGCACGCGCTCAACAACTTCCTCAACGTGCTGCGCCTGCGCATCACGCTCTTGCGGCGCGAGTTCAACCCCGAGCACCTGGACGCCCTGGACAAGACGGTGGGCCAGGTGGGCGAGCTGGTGGCGCGGCTGCAGGAGTTCAACGTCCAGCGCACCGAGGAGCAGCTGGGCGACGTGCAGGTGGACGCCACGGTGCGCGAGGCGCTGGAGCTGGCGGGGCCGGAGCTGGAGCAGCGCGAGCACCCGGTGTCGGTGGAGCCGCGGCTGGGCGACCCGGGCGCGGTGCGGGCCGACGCCGGCTTCTTCCGCGAGCTGGTGGTGAACCTGCTGCTGGCCGAGCGCGAGCGGCTGGGGGACCGGGGCGGCCGCGTGGTGGTGGAGACGCGCGCCACGCCGGGCGGCGAGGCGCTCTTGCGCGTGGAGGACGCGGGCGTGCCCTACGAGGGCGAGGAGATGACGCGCATGTTCGAGCCGCTCAGCCGCGAGGTGGGCGCGCCCCAGCGCTCGCTCCTCCTGGCGGTGTCGCGCGAGCAGGTGCGCCGGTGGGGGGGAGAGCTCACGGTGGAGAACCTGCCCGAGGGGCGGGGCACGGCCTTCGTCGTGCGCCTGCCGCTCGCGCGCGCGCCGGACACCGGGCCCGCCGCGCGAGCCACGGGCCCGGCGGGCCCCGGAGTGCCCGTGCGGCGTCCGAGCGCCACGCGCCAGGTGCTCGTGGTGGACGACGATCCGGACAACGCGCGGATGATGGCGGAGGTGCTCGGCGAGGAGGGCTACGACGTGCGGGTGGCGCCCAACGGCGAGGTGGCGCTCAAGATGTGGGGCGAGCGGCACTACGACGCCGCCCTGCTGGATGCCGTCATGCCGGATCTGTCCGGGTGGGAGGTGGCGCGGGAGCTGCGCGCGCGCTCGCCCCGGGCGCTGCTGGCCATCGTGACGGGCATGGACGTGCGTGGACAGAACCGCGCCAACCTCGCCCTGGTGGACGCCGTGTTCCGCAAGCCCATCGACGTGGGCGCCCTGGACGACTTCCTCGGCCAGCCCGCGGCGGAGGGCGTCGCTCCCGATTAG
- a CDS encoding 2OG-Fe(II) oxygenase has protein sequence MLPVSPRNEDIQSLGERGWFTRDRLLGEPEALALRAEALARVDAGRLRPAGIRRGADHTLDTATRGDLITWVEPGADEPAFARMHAAFTQLGEALSAEAYLGLGRFDLQLACYPGQGERYARHADAFPGQSNRRVTAIYYLNPGWEPAQGGVLRLYTGEGVVDVAPRLDSLVVFLSERIEHEVLAAHAPRLALTAWYYGRTAG, from the coding sequence ATGCTCCCGGTGTCCCCGCGAAACGAAGACATCCAATCACTCGGCGAGCGGGGGTGGTTCACCCGTGATCGCCTGCTGGGCGAGCCAGAGGCCCTGGCCCTGCGCGCCGAGGCGCTCGCCCGGGTGGACGCGGGCCGGCTCCGTCCCGCGGGCATTCGCCGGGGCGCGGACCACACCCTGGACACCGCCACCCGGGGCGACCTCATCACCTGGGTGGAGCCTGGAGCGGACGAGCCCGCCTTCGCCCGGATGCACGCGGCTTTCACCCAGCTCGGCGAGGCGCTCTCGGCGGAGGCCTATCTGGGGCTCGGGCGCTTCGATCTCCAGCTCGCCTGTTACCCGGGCCAGGGCGAGCGGTACGCCCGGCACGCGGATGCCTTCCCGGGCCAGTCCAACCGGCGCGTCACGGCCATCTACTACCTCAACCCCGGCTGGGAGCCCGCCCAGGGCGGCGTGTTGCGGCTGTACACCGGGGAGGGCGTGGTGGACGTGGCGCCCCGGCTCGACTCGCTCGTGGTGTTCCTCAGCGAGCGGATCGAGCACGAGGTGCTCGCCGCGCACGCGCCCCGGCTCGCGCTCACCGCCTGGTACTACGGGCGCACGGCGGGGTAG
- a CDS encoding TIGR02265 family protein: MNATSGGSEAVRWSEAVASWDQEAAWSRTLALTTSEDMVGGLFLRGTLKAVRALGDESLVARSTAACGQTNFLEFFNYPASVLLRLLAEAVPSLAQRHGDVAHALWLLGNCVGRDFLDSESGRAMCQLLRREAKRLMNHLPAAYQLSLTGTRAVQWLGPQHCRFVMTHDVLPAAFHEGLLVALLEHMDTRRIHVEGVQTGPLAREFDISWR; the protein is encoded by the coding sequence GTGAATGCGACTTCTGGTGGCAGTGAGGCGGTGCGCTGGTCCGAGGCCGTGGCGTCCTGGGACCAGGAGGCCGCGTGGTCGCGGACGCTGGCGCTGACGACGTCCGAGGACATGGTCGGGGGCCTGTTCCTGCGCGGCACGCTCAAGGCCGTGCGCGCGCTGGGGGACGAGTCCCTGGTGGCGCGCAGCACCGCGGCGTGTGGCCAGACGAACTTCCTCGAGTTCTTCAACTACCCGGCCAGCGTGCTCTTGCGGCTGCTCGCCGAGGCGGTGCCGTCCTTGGCCCAGCGCCATGGCGATGTGGCGCACGCCCTGTGGCTGCTGGGCAACTGCGTGGGCCGTGACTTCCTGGACTCCGAGTCCGGCCGCGCCATGTGCCAGCTCTTGCGCCGCGAGGCCAAGCGGCTGATGAACCACCTGCCCGCCGCCTACCAGCTGTCGCTCACCGGCACGCGCGCGGTGCAGTGGCTCGGTCCCCAGCACTGCCGCTTCGTCATGACGCACGACGTCCTGCCCGCCGCCTTCCACGAGGGCCTGCTGGTGGCGCTGCTCGAGCACATGGACACCCGGCGCATCCACGTGGAGGGCGTGCAGACGGGCCCCTTGGCGCGGGAGTTCGACATCTCCTGGCGCTAG
- a CDS encoding TIGR02265 family protein — MVVGLGARTGWEKTDGWQGELERRICLSSPDHTLKGLFLNGTMDVLHALGEHDLARRCLTDSGETRFLDFFNYPVAMHYRMVATALPVLAEAYGGSEEALRQLGRLVGHRFLRLGAGKVMLSLRPLSPRQLQSTLPVAWRTSVSFGEYAVRWMGPQCGRLISRHDFMPYPFHEGVMQTSLELWGGRSVRVSGRQTGGLDSECDFWWQ, encoded by the coding sequence ATGGTCGTGGGTCTCGGCGCGCGCACCGGATGGGAAAAGACAGACGGCTGGCAAGGCGAGCTCGAGCGGCGCATCTGTCTGTCCTCTCCGGATCACACCCTCAAGGGATTGTTCCTCAATGGCACGATGGATGTCTTGCACGCGCTCGGCGAGCACGACCTGGCGCGGCGCTGTCTGACGGACAGCGGCGAGACGCGCTTCCTGGACTTCTTCAACTACCCCGTGGCGATGCACTACCGGATGGTGGCCACGGCGCTGCCGGTGCTGGCCGAGGCGTACGGCGGCTCGGAGGAGGCGCTGCGGCAGTTGGGTCGGCTCGTGGGCCACCGCTTCCTGCGGCTCGGCGCGGGCAAGGTGATGCTGTCGCTGCGGCCCCTGAGTCCGCGCCAGCTCCAGTCCACGCTGCCGGTGGCGTGGCGCACCTCGGTGAGCTTCGGGGAGTACGCGGTGCGGTGGATGGGCCCCCAGTGCGGGCGGCTCATCTCCAGACACGACTTCATGCCCTATCCCTTTCACGAGGGCGTGATGCAGACGTCGTTGGAGCTGTGGGGGGGACGCTCGGTGCGGGTCAGTGGTCGTCAGACAGGTGGGCTCGACAGTGAATGCGACTTCTGGTGGCAGTGA
- a CDS encoding isocitrate dehydrogenase (NAD(+)), whose product MTTPRTVTVINGDGIGPEVMAATLRVLQALEVPLQFESRDAGAECIAKFGTNLPDSTVESVLRNGVALKGPTGTVVGGGMASANVGLRKRLDLYSALRPVKSVPGIKTRYDGVDLVVVRENTESLYAGLEHIIVPGVVESLKIITEKASTRIARFAFEHARKHGRKKVTSVHKANIMKLSDGLFLDCARKVGREYPEIQYEEVIVDNMCMQLVKDPSRYDVLVMENLYGDILSDLCAGLVGGLGLVPGANIGERTAMFEAVHGTAPDIAGKGLANPTALMMSAVMMLDFLDMGPAARRFEGALAKVHAEGTARTGDLGGGATTRDFTDAVIAAL is encoded by the coding sequence ATGACGACTCCGCGTACGGTCACGGTCATCAATGGCGACGGCATCGGCCCCGAGGTGATGGCGGCCACCCTTCGCGTCCTCCAGGCGCTCGAGGTTCCCCTGCAGTTCGAGAGCCGGGACGCCGGCGCCGAGTGCATCGCGAAATTCGGCACCAACCTGCCCGACTCCACCGTGGAGTCCGTGCTGCGCAACGGCGTGGCGCTCAAGGGCCCCACGGGCACGGTGGTGGGCGGCGGCATGGCGAGCGCGAACGTGGGCCTGCGCAAGCGCCTGGACCTGTACTCCGCGCTGCGGCCCGTCAAGAGCGTGCCCGGCATCAAGACGCGCTATGACGGCGTGGACCTGGTCGTGGTGCGCGAGAACACCGAGAGCCTCTACGCGGGCCTGGAGCACATCATCGTGCCGGGCGTGGTCGAGTCCCTGAAGATCATCACCGAGAAGGCCAGCACGCGCATCGCGCGCTTCGCCTTCGAGCACGCGCGCAAGCACGGCCGCAAGAAGGTGACGTCGGTGCACAAGGCCAACATCATGAAGCTGTCGGATGGCCTGTTCCTGGACTGCGCGCGCAAGGTGGGCCGCGAGTACCCGGAGATCCAGTACGAGGAGGTCATCGTCGACAACATGTGCATGCAGCTCGTGAAGGATCCGAGCCGCTATGACGTGCTGGTGATGGAGAACCTCTACGGCGACATCCTGAGCGACCTGTGCGCGGGCCTCGTGGGCGGCCTGGGCCTGGTGCCGGGCGCCAACATCGGCGAGCGCACGGCGATGTTCGAGGCGGTGCACGGCACGGCGCCGGACATCGCGGGCAAGGGCCTGGCCAACCCCACCGCGCTGATGATGTCCGCGGTGATGATGCTCGACTTCCTGGACATGGGCCCCGCGGCGCGGCGCTTCGAGGGCGCGCTCGCCAAGGTGCACGCCGAGGGCACCGCCCGCACGGGCGACCTGGGCGGCGGCGCCACCACGCGCGACTTCACCGACGCCGTCATCGCCGCGCTGTAG
- a CDS encoding TIGR02265 family protein — protein MYTHDCHVGSVTPGSDEDLALRLAMASPTDTARGMFLRSTLDAVRCLGDESAVRDCLRAGGEDKPVDFFIYPVSANLRMLFSAARLLEARCGGLDEALRALGYRAADNFLSSAAGMALLLLANGDVRRLVDHLPSTYRASVSFGTRTVVWTGPTRGRLTMRHEFMPYPFHEGILMGVLDKASARDARVRGQQLSTLESEYEVSWES, from the coding sequence ATGTACACGCACGACTGTCATGTGGGCTCGGTCACGCCCGGCTCGGACGAGGACCTGGCGTTGCGCCTGGCGATGGCGTCGCCCACGGACACGGCGCGCGGCATGTTCCTGCGCTCCACCTTGGATGCGGTGCGCTGTCTGGGGGACGAGTCCGCCGTGCGCGACTGCCTCCGGGCGGGCGGCGAGGACAAGCCGGTGGACTTCTTCATCTACCCGGTGAGCGCCAACCTGCGCATGCTGTTCAGCGCGGCGCGGCTGCTCGAGGCGCGCTGCGGCGGGCTCGACGAGGCGCTGCGCGCGCTGGGCTACCGGGCGGCGGACAACTTCCTGTCGTCCGCGGCGGGCATGGCGCTCTTGCTGCTGGCCAACGGCGACGTGCGGCGCCTGGTGGATCACCTGCCCTCCACTTACCGCGCCTCGGTGAGCTTCGGCACGCGCACCGTGGTGTGGACGGGTCCCACCCGGGGCCGGCTCACCATGCGCCACGAGTTCATGCCCTATCCGTTCCACGAGGGCATCCTCATGGGCGTGCTGGACAAGGCGAGCGCCCGGGACGCGCGGGTGCGCGGTCAGCAACTCTCCACGCTGGAGAGCGAATACGAGGTGTCCTGGGAGTCGTGA
- a CDS encoding DUF2270 domain-containing protein: MANDMTERDKGEDAPPPVSDAAMAQLFRGELSRSDTWRSRLDTTTNWALTTSAAVVSFGLSSTGSPVVFLVGIWLVLTFLLIEARRYRYYDLWIRRVRLLENGYWVPLLRREPIDPDAIRELVTLVERPQIHLSLFSAISTRLNRAYGPILLVLTTTWFVKVYSHPRPPRDLDDFLHRAAVGPLPGEVVMGFLLVLMLGFTYLFAASFFTRAPMGELRTLPRGRRAALWESFYRPYATRAPRRRGGAGAGPGPRQTPPMH, translated from the coding sequence ATGGCCAACGACATGACCGAGCGCGACAAGGGCGAGGACGCGCCGCCCCCGGTGTCCGACGCGGCCATGGCGCAGCTGTTCCGGGGCGAGCTCAGCCGCTCGGACACCTGGCGCTCGCGCCTGGACACCACCACCAACTGGGCGCTGACCACCAGCGCGGCCGTGGTGTCCTTCGGCCTGTCGAGCACCGGCTCGCCCGTGGTCTTCCTGGTGGGCATCTGGCTGGTGCTCACCTTCCTGCTCATCGAGGCGCGCCGCTACCGCTACTACGACCTGTGGATCCGCCGGGTGCGGCTCCTGGAGAACGGGTACTGGGTGCCGCTGCTGCGGCGCGAGCCCATCGATCCGGACGCCATCCGGGAGCTCGTCACGCTGGTCGAGCGGCCGCAGATCCACCTGTCGCTCTTCTCCGCCATCTCCACCCGGCTCAACCGCGCGTACGGGCCCATCCTGCTCGTGCTGACCACCACCTGGTTCGTCAAGGTGTACAGCCACCCGCGCCCGCCCCGGGACCTGGACGACTTCCTGCACCGCGCGGCCGTGGGGCCCCTGCCCGGCGAGGTGGTGATGGGCTTTCTCCTGGTGCTGATGCTCGGCTTCACCTACCTGTTCGCGGCGTCCTTCTTCACCCGCGCGCCCATGGGCGAATTGCGCACGCTGCCCAGGGGCCGGCGCGCCGCCTTGTGGGAGTCCTTCTACCGGCCCTACGCCACGCGCGCGCCGCGCCGCCGGGGCGGCGCCGGGGCCGGGCCGGGGCCGCGTCAGACTCCGCCCATGCATTAG
- a CDS encoding DUF4230 domain-containing protein: MRLLLRMLPVLLALVVGAVGAFLWTRPTAEPLPDTPALVTRVREVARLETLSVSLYKKVEFSPEPRPTDTLWKDVINWASYSLHTPRGRAIVFADVHLGYDFGRWDDTALRVQGRRVDVLLPPLEVKVELKPGETEIIGSNLDSAQTTLLLEKAREAFEREVKGDARLKARARASAENTLRVLFLSLGFREVHVVDVLPARATAG, from the coding sequence ATGCGCCTCCTCCTGCGGATGTTGCCCGTCCTCCTGGCCCTCGTCGTCGGCGCCGTGGGCGCCTTCCTGTGGACCCGGCCCACCGCCGAGCCACTGCCGGACACGCCCGCGCTCGTCACCCGCGTGCGCGAGGTGGCCCGCCTGGAGACGCTGTCCGTCTCCCTCTACAAGAAGGTGGAGTTCTCCCCGGAGCCCCGGCCCACGGACACGCTGTGGAAGGACGTCATCAACTGGGCGAGCTACAGCCTGCACACGCCCCGGGGCCGCGCCATCGTCTTCGCCGACGTGCACCTGGGCTACGACTTCGGGCGCTGGGACGACACCGCGCTGCGCGTGCAGGGCCGGCGCGTGGACGTGCTCCTGCCCCCGCTCGAGGTGAAGGTGGAGCTCAAGCCCGGGGAGACGGAGATCATCGGCTCCAACCTGGACAGCGCCCAGACGACGCTCCTGCTGGAGAAGGCCCGCGAGGCCTTCGAGCGCGAGGTGAAGGGGGATGCGCGGCTCAAGGCCCGGGCGCGGGCCTCGGCGGAGAACACGCTGCGCGTGCTGTTCCTCTCGCTGGGCTTCCGCGAGGTGCACGTGGTGGACGTGCTGCCCGCGCGCGCCACCGCGGGGTGA